In the Drosophila biarmipes strain raj3 chromosome X, RU_DBia_V1.1, whole genome shotgun sequence genome, one interval contains:
- the LOC108023261 gene encoding uncharacterized protein LOC108023261 codes for MAHTIKLEWIRRILSSSGSGQSRLIHDAARTRICNQGPLRRLMRLIRNSSGTASGGNEPWKVGRKPQNPGEPSTERPSPFRVNTSPNAHMVSMHPLVKGQDKKRLPFEKSATMRSHSALRRGEQLARTLRSQDTSGRPGSRSTIPLKILEMVQRERRLTGHPPRDRRISAQIDSMRTRNMERMVRESQARLLTGRVKELFGRQEEKEVERKKLDVESFVPEPKIAKENRSKLEVREVVDLLKRAISLALFNHKRRVEVVDVKVSRMQTKLEWNASSMETLAKDMDRSLQTTHAYHMRVRCAMVLSARKSPRPEATKANCQEMASNLIQEEQRRLDTLRAERVPLKLPQDDLKLENIVKKLACPVTSAEATDLDINSPNCPKSFFTKVADNPENNFPIDFVENPDVFSHISKPLIKK; via the exons ATGGCACATACCATCAAATTGGAGTGGATAAGGAGGATCCTGAGCTCATCCGGCTCCGGGCAGAGCCGCCTAATTC ATGATGCGGCTAGGACGCGGATCTGCAACCAGGGACCCTTGAGGCGACTGATGCGTCTGATCAGGAACAGCTCGGGCACGGCCTCCGGCGGCAATGAGCCGTGGAAGGTGGGAAGGAAGCCCCAGAACCCGGGGGAGCCAAGCACCGAACGACCATCACCTTTCAGGGTCAACACATCCCCAAATG CTCATATGGTAAGTATGCACCCTCTGGTCAAGGGTCAGGACAAGAAGCGCCTGCCCTTCGAAAAATCGGCCACCATGAGGTCGCACAGCGCGCTGAGAAGGGGGGAGCAGCTGGCGAGGACCCTGCGATCGCAGGATACCAGCGGCAGGCCCGGGTCAAGGTCCACCATTCCACTCAAGATCCTCGAGATGGTGCAACGGGAGCGCAGGCTGACGGGTCACCCGCCCAGGGATCGCAGAATCTCCGCGCAGATTGACTCGATGAGGACCAGGAACATGGAGAGGATGGTGCGTGAATCGCAGGCCAGGCTTCTGACCGGGCGGGTCAAGGAGCTCTTTGGAAGACAGGAAGAAAAGGAGGTGGAGAGGAAGAAGTTGGACGTTGAGTCCTTTGTGCCCGAGCCCAAGATCGCGAAGGAGAATCGGAGCAAGCTGGAGGTCAGGGAGGTGGTGGACCTGCTGAAGAGGGCCATTTCCCTGGCGCTCTTCAACCACAAGCGGCGGGTCGAGGTCGTGGACGTGAAGGTCTCCCGGATGCAGACCAAGCTGGAGTGGAACGCCAGCTCCATGGAGACCCTGGCCAAGGACATGGATCGCTCCCTGCAGACCACCCACGCTTACCACATGCGAGTGCGCTGTGCCATGGTCCTGAGCGCCAGGAAATCGCCAAGACCGGAGGCCACGAAGGCAAACTGCCAGGAAATGGCCAGCAATCTCATCCAGGAGGAGCAGAGGCGTCTGGACACATTGAGGGCGGAGAGGGTTCCGTTGAAGCTGCCGCAGGATGACCTAAAACTGGAGAACATCGTGAAGAAGCTTGCTTGCCCAGTGACCTCGGCCGAAGCAACGGACTTGGACATTAACTCGCCAAATTGTCCCAAATCTTTTTTCACAAAAGTCGCTGACAATCCGGAAAATAACTTCCCAATAGACTTCGTCGAAAATCCAGACGTCTTCTCCCACATATCCAAGCCGCTGATAAAAAAGTAG
- the LOC108023314 gene encoding putative gustatory receptor 10b yields the protein MSDSNIRVQMVALLVQTLMRVLREREVCQAYNEVSEILDQELDHQEPSRFYCKAFLLKIHNLVHNFNFALSVLLIWDMRTFEASDIFANLYFIYNSLARDSVQAVYILLLLGLSEALRLNGQRKQASYGQLMEQLRRQERLLAIGRRVHRMFAWLVASTLFFQLYFNTGTIYLGYAIIVQRKDSLGMRTYCIKILLAAISFLVILGDALLLQIVCEHLVAEENRVCASPRLQRRDVEGKAAHRQWEMSLLRRAIRRASPENKVLGMFRMDMRCAFALISCSLSYGIIIIQMGYVPGISTASTL from the exons TAGTTCAGACCTTGATGCGAGTGCTCCGGGAACGAGAGGTGTGCCAGGCGTACAACGAGGTCTCCGAGATTCTGGACCAGGAGCTGGACCACCAGGAGCCCAGTCGCTTCTACTGCAAGGCGTTCCTGCTCAAGATCCACAACCTTGTGCACAACTTCAACTTTGCGCTGAGCGTGCTCCTGATTTGGGACATGCGAACCTTCGAAGCGAGCGACATCTTCGCCAATCTGTACTTCATCTACAACTCCCTGGCCCGGGACTCAGTCCAGGCGGTCTAtatcctgctgctcctcggcCTGAGCGAGGCACTGCGTCTGAATGGCCAGCGGAAGCAGGCATCCTATGGCCAGCTCATGGAGCAGTTGCGCCGGCAGGAGCGCCTGCTGGCGATTGGGCGGCGGGTCCATCGGATGTTCGCCTGGCTGGTGGCCAGCACCTTGTTCTTTCAGCTATACTTCAACACGGGCACTATTTACCTGGGCTACGCCATCATCGTCCAGCGGAAGGACTCGCTGGGCATGCGAACCTACTGCATTAAGATCCTACTCGCCGCCATCTCCTTCCTGGTCATCCTGGGCGACGCCCTGCTCCTGCAGATCGTCTGTGAGCACCTGGTGGCGGAGGAGAACCGAGTCTGCGCCAGTCCACGACTCCAGCGGCGGGATGTGGAGGGCAAGGCGGCCCACAGACAG tggGAAATGTCCCTTTTGAGACGAGCCATCAGACGGGCATCGCCGGAGAACAAGGTGCTGGGGATGTTCAGGATGGACATGCGATGTGCCTTCGCCCTGATTAGCTGCAGTCTGTCCTACGGCATTATTATCATCCAGATGGGCTATGTCCCCGGAATTTCGACCGCTTCAACGCTGTAA